In a single window of the Hippoglossus hippoglossus isolate fHipHip1 chromosome 7, fHipHip1.pri, whole genome shotgun sequence genome:
- the LOC117765380 gene encoding wiskott-Aldrich syndrome protein-like isoform X1, whose product MSRGSKNKMDSVRSCLLSLLEHEKLEDLLGRRCASMATAVAQLFMALPHSPSTWSLQHTGVVCFIKDNLQRSYYIRMFDLKAGRLVWEQELYNQIVYSSSRSYFHTFDADDCQVGLNFAKEQEADAFKTAVEGKICQRNSRHDKKQRPPPPSDRGSLPRLPPDKASSGSPGSHRMAMVDIQNPDIQSSRYRSMPTPAACSALSSKDKKKDKKDKKKGSKLSKADIGAPSGFKHVSHVGWDPNNLDPDLSKLLSEAGISEAEMRDEKTSELIFNVIEQSGGLEAVKREVNKRGSAPPPPPPNRGSLPPVPSFGSSAPAPPPHRGRSGPLPPLPGQPQRGPAQPAPERGGMPPPLPQTGRGGPPPPPPPAHSRFPAPPSSDVSMSSHNLPPPLPSSGQQRSTGPPPPPVPSAPGRGGGGPPPPPPPPPPPPQASADFTPPSPVSGGPAPPPPASSKGGDGRGNLLDQIRLGKKLRNVTESPDPGTPSSPASGEGIVGALMMVMQKRSKVIHSSDESEDEGGDEDDDDDEWDE is encoded by the exons ATGAGCCGTGGATCGAAGAATAAGATGGACAGCGTCCGCAGCTGTCTGCTGAGCCTGCTGGAGCACGAGAAGCTGGAGGATCTGCTGGGCAGAAGGTGTGCT tcCATGGCCACTGCAGTCGCCCAGTTGTTCATGGCTCTGCCTCACAGTCCGTCCACGTGGAGCTTGCAGCACACAGGAGTGGTGTGCTTCATCAAAGACAACCTTCAGCGCTCCTACTACATACGGATGTTTGATTTGAAG gCAGGGAGGCTGGTTTGGGAGCAGGAGCTCTACAACCAAATAGTTTACTCCTCGTCACGGTCCTACTTTCATACCTTCGATGCAGAT GACTGTCAAGTGGGACTGAACTTTGCAAAGGAACAGGAAGCAGACGCCTTCAAAACTGCTGTGGAGGGAAAGATCTGCCAAAGAAATAGCCGTCACG ACAAGAAACAGCGCCCCCCGCCACCAAGTG ACCGAGGGTCTCTACCTCGACTGCCACCTGACAAAG CATCATCCGGTAGCCCTGGATCTCATCGCATGGCCATGGTGGACATTCAGAACCCGGACATCCAGTCTTCACGTTACCGCTCGATGCCTACGCCTGCCGCCTGCTCAGCTCTGAGCAgcaaagacaagaagaaggacaagaaggACAAGAAAAAGGGCTCCAAACTCTCCAAAGCAGACATAGGAGCTCCCAGTGGATTCAA GCACGTCTCTCATGTTGGGTGGGATCCCAACAATCTGGACCCTGACCTGTCGAAGCTGCTCTCCGAGGCTGGGATCAGCGAGGCTGAGATGAGGGATGAAAAGACGTCTGAGCTCATCTTCAACGTCATCGAGCAGTCCGGAGGCTTGGAGGCCGTCAAGAGGGAGGTGAACAAAAGAG ggtctgctcctccacctcctccacccaaTAGAGGGTCCCTGCCTCCTGTGCCGAGCTTCGGTTCCTCTGCCCCGGCCCCTCCACCTCATCGAGGCCGCTCTGGCCCCCTGCCTCCCCTCCCTGGCCAGCCACAGCGAGGGCCCGCTCAGCCAGCTCCAGAACGTGGAGGCATGCCACCCCCGCTCCCTCAGACAGGCAGAGGCGGCCCTCCACCACCGCCGCCACCTGCACACTCTCGGTTCCCTGCACCACCCTCCTCAGATGTCTCAATGTCTTCCCACAACCTGCCTCCTCCCCTGCCGTCGTCTGGCCAACAGCGCTCCACAggtccaccacctcctcctgtcccaTCTGCACccggcagaggaggaggagggcctccacctcctcctccgcctcctccgcctcctcctcaggCCTCTGCAGATTTCACACCACCTTCTCCTGTCTCCGGTGGCCCAGCACCACCTCCCCCGGCATCGTCTAAAGGAGGAGACGGCCGAGGAAATCTGCTGGATCAGATCCGACTGGGGAAGAAGCTCAGAAAT GTGACAGAGAGCCCTGATCCTGGTACACCTTCATCTCCTGCATCCGGTGAGGGCATCGTTGGCGCTCTCATGATGGTCATGCAGAAGAGGAGTAAAGTCATCCACTCCTCTG ATGAGAGTGAAGACGAGGGCGGAGAtgaagacgacgacgacgacgagtGGGACGAGTGA
- the LOC117765380 gene encoding wiskott-Aldrich syndrome protein-like isoform X2: MATAVAQLFMALPHSPSTWSLQHTGVVCFIKDNLQRSYYIRMFDLKAGRLVWEQELYNQIVYSSSRSYFHTFDADDCQVGLNFAKEQEADAFKTAVEGKICQRNSRHDKKQRPPPPSDRGSLPRLPPDKASSGSPGSHRMAMVDIQNPDIQSSRYRSMPTPAACSALSSKDKKKDKKDKKKGSKLSKADIGAPSGFKHVSHVGWDPNNLDPDLSKLLSEAGISEAEMRDEKTSELIFNVIEQSGGLEAVKREVNKRGSAPPPPPPNRGSLPPVPSFGSSAPAPPPHRGRSGPLPPLPGQPQRGPAQPAPERGGMPPPLPQTGRGGPPPPPPPAHSRFPAPPSSDVSMSSHNLPPPLPSSGQQRSTGPPPPPVPSAPGRGGGGPPPPPPPPPPPPQASADFTPPSPVSGGPAPPPPASSKGGDGRGNLLDQIRLGKKLRNVTESPDPGTPSSPASGEGIVGALMMVMQKRSKVIHSSDESEDEGGDEDDDDDEWDE, translated from the exons ATGGCCACTGCAGTCGCCCAGTTGTTCATGGCTCTGCCTCACAGTCCGTCCACGTGGAGCTTGCAGCACACAGGAGTGGTGTGCTTCATCAAAGACAACCTTCAGCGCTCCTACTACATACGGATGTTTGATTTGAAG gCAGGGAGGCTGGTTTGGGAGCAGGAGCTCTACAACCAAATAGTTTACTCCTCGTCACGGTCCTACTTTCATACCTTCGATGCAGAT GACTGTCAAGTGGGACTGAACTTTGCAAAGGAACAGGAAGCAGACGCCTTCAAAACTGCTGTGGAGGGAAAGATCTGCCAAAGAAATAGCCGTCACG ACAAGAAACAGCGCCCCCCGCCACCAAGTG ACCGAGGGTCTCTACCTCGACTGCCACCTGACAAAG CATCATCCGGTAGCCCTGGATCTCATCGCATGGCCATGGTGGACATTCAGAACCCGGACATCCAGTCTTCACGTTACCGCTCGATGCCTACGCCTGCCGCCTGCTCAGCTCTGAGCAgcaaagacaagaagaaggacaagaaggACAAGAAAAAGGGCTCCAAACTCTCCAAAGCAGACATAGGAGCTCCCAGTGGATTCAA GCACGTCTCTCATGTTGGGTGGGATCCCAACAATCTGGACCCTGACCTGTCGAAGCTGCTCTCCGAGGCTGGGATCAGCGAGGCTGAGATGAGGGATGAAAAGACGTCTGAGCTCATCTTCAACGTCATCGAGCAGTCCGGAGGCTTGGAGGCCGTCAAGAGGGAGGTGAACAAAAGAG ggtctgctcctccacctcctccacccaaTAGAGGGTCCCTGCCTCCTGTGCCGAGCTTCGGTTCCTCTGCCCCGGCCCCTCCACCTCATCGAGGCCGCTCTGGCCCCCTGCCTCCCCTCCCTGGCCAGCCACAGCGAGGGCCCGCTCAGCCAGCTCCAGAACGTGGAGGCATGCCACCCCCGCTCCCTCAGACAGGCAGAGGCGGCCCTCCACCACCGCCGCCACCTGCACACTCTCGGTTCCCTGCACCACCCTCCTCAGATGTCTCAATGTCTTCCCACAACCTGCCTCCTCCCCTGCCGTCGTCTGGCCAACAGCGCTCCACAggtccaccacctcctcctgtcccaTCTGCACccggcagaggaggaggagggcctccacctcctcctccgcctcctccgcctcctcctcaggCCTCTGCAGATTTCACACCACCTTCTCCTGTCTCCGGTGGCCCAGCACCACCTCCCCCGGCATCGTCTAAAGGAGGAGACGGCCGAGGAAATCTGCTGGATCAGATCCGACTGGGGAAGAAGCTCAGAAAT GTGACAGAGAGCCCTGATCCTGGTACACCTTCATCTCCTGCATCCGGTGAGGGCATCGTTGGCGCTCTCATGATGGTCATGCAGAAGAGGAGTAAAGTCATCCACTCCTCTG ATGAGAGTGAAGACGAGGGCGGAGAtgaagacgacgacgacgacgagtGGGACGAGTGA